The genomic region AACGCCGACGCAACGTGCCGGGGTGTTCCGCAACCTCGGCGCAACTAACGCCTTCTAAGGTGGGAATCGGTACCGGGCCGGTCGAACCGGCCGATGGCCGAATCGGTCGTGGTTGCGGCGGAAGCGGGTGGTCACATGGATCTCGATACGATCCGCGAGGTGATCGTGGCCCGGGAGCGCGCCGATCTCGAAGCGCTGGGCCCGAATTCGGCCGTGCTGGCCGGCGGCACCTGGCTGTTCTCGGAGCCACAGGATCGGCTGGACCGGCTGGTGGACATCACCGCCCTGGACTGGCCCGCCCTCGTCGTCACTCCCGCCGGCCTGGAAATCGCGGCGACCTGCACGCTCGCCGAATTCGACGCGGCGGCCGGCGTGCGGGAGGCGACTCCGGCGATGTCGGGGGTTGTGGGTGGTGCCGGGTCGGTGGCGTTGCCTGCGGAATGGGTTGCGGTTCGGTTGTTTTCGCAGGCTTGCCGGGCGTTGGTGGCGTCGTACAAGATTCGGCGTGCGGCGACGGTCGGGGGCAATGTGTGCTTGGGGTTGCCCGCCGGCGCGGTGCTGGCCGCGCTGGTGGCGCTGGACGGGACCGCGGTGGTGTGGCTGCCGGACGGTGGGGAGCGTTCGATTCCGCTGGCGCGGTTCGTCATCGGGCCGGGGCGGACGGTGTTGCGGCCGGGGGAGGTGGTGCGGTCGATTCGGCTCGACGACGCGAAACTGCGCTCTCGCACGGCCTTCCGGAAGGTGGCGCTCGCGCCGCTGGGCCGTTCCGGTGCGGTGGTGATGGGGCGCCGGGATGCGGACGGTCGCTGCGCGATCACGCTCAGTGCGGCGACGGTCCGGCCGACGGTGCTGGAATTCGGTGCGGTGCCGGAGGATAGCGAATTGGTGGCTACTGTGCTCGGGCTGGATCGCGGTGTCTGGTTCGACGATCCGCACGGGACGCCCGCCTGGCGGCGGCACGTCTGCACGGTGCTCGGTCGCGAGGTGCTGGCCGAATTGCGGGAGGTGCGGTCGTGAAGTTCGAGGTGGACGGTCACGCGATCGACGCACAGCCGCGACCCGGGCAGTGCCTGCGCACGCTGTTGCGCGAGCACGGGCGGTTCGCGGTCAAGAAGGGTTGCGACGCGGGCGATTGCGGTGCGTGCACGGTGCTCGTCGACGGAACGGCGATGCACGCCTGCCTGTATCCCGCGTACCGGGTCGAGGGGCGGGTCGTGACGACCGCCGCGGGGCTCGGAACGGTGGCGGATCCGCATCCGGTGCAGCGCCGGTTCGCCGAGGCGGGGGCGTTCCAGTGCGGATTCTGCACCGCCGGGATGGTGGTCACCGCAAGCGAACTCGATCGCGACGGGGTCACCGCGGCGGAGTTGCCGGATCGGCTCAAGGGAAATCTGTGCCGCTGCACGGGATATCGGCCGATCGCCGCGGCCGTGCTGGGTGTGGACGACGAACCGGCGCAGCCGGCCGGGCCCCGGGCGCTGCGGATCGTCACGGGCACCGAGCCGTTCACGTTGGACACCGAGCCGGCCGCGCCGGAGCCGGGACCGGATCACGATGTGGACGGGCCGCCGGCGGCGGTCCTGCATCTGGCGGTGCGCACCAGCCCGTATCCACACGCCCGGATCGTCTCGATCGATACCGCGGCGGCCGAGGCGATTCCGGGCGTGTGCGCGGTGCTCACCGCCGACGACAGTCCCGCCTTCACCTTCTCGACCGCGCGGCACCAATTGCGGGAGGACGATCCGGACGACACCGTGATCCTCGATCGGGTGGTGCGTTTCGCCGGGCAGCGGGTGGCGGCCGTGGTGGCCGAGACGCTCGATATCGCCCGCGCCGCCTGCCGTGCGCTGCGGATCGAGTACGAGCAGTTGCCCGCGGTCTTCGATCCCGAGGCGGCGTTGCGCGCGGAGGCGCCGAAACTGCACGGGGACAAGCCCGTTGCGTCCCGCATCGCCGATACCGGCCGCAATCTGGTCGCGGAGGTGCACGGCCGCACGGGCGATCTCGAGGCCGGGTCGGCCGCGGCCGCGGCGGTGGTCACGGGGGTGTGGCGGACCCCGCGGGTGCAGCACGTCCATCTGGAGACGCACGGCAGTATCGGCTGGATCGACGACACCGGCCGGCTGGTGATCCGCACCAGTACCCAGGTGCCGTTCCTGGTGCGCGACGAACTGTGCCGGGTGTTCGCGTTGCCCCGCAACCGGATCCGGGTGCTGGCCGCGCGCGTCGGTGGTGGTTTCGGCGCCAAACAGGAGATGCTGACCGAGGATCTGGTGGCGCTGGCGGTGCTGCGCACCGGAGCGCCGGTGCAGTACGAGTTCACCCGATCCGATCAGTTCACTTCCGCGCCCTGCCGGCATCCGATGCGGGTGGCGGTGACGGCCGGGGCCGACGCCGACGGCCGGTTGACCGCGCTCGCGGTCGACGTCCTCTCCGATGCCGGGGCCTACGGAAATCACAGTGCCGGAGTGCTTTTCCATTCGGTCAGTGAATCGGTCGCGCTGTATCGCTGCCCCAACAAGCGCATCGACGGGCGGGCGGTCTACACCAACAATCTGCCGTCGGGCGCGTTCCGGGGTTACGGCCTGGGTCAGGTCGGCTTCGCGCTGGAATCCGCGATGGACGAACTGGCGCGGCGGCTGGGCATCGATCCGTTCGAATTCCGCCGGCGCAACGTGGTCGTGCCCGGTGACGACCTGATCGGCGGATTCTGCACGCCGGACGACGATCTCGGTTTCGGCAGTTACGGTCTGGACCAGTGCCTGGATCTGGCCGAGGCGGCGCTGCGCCGGGGCAACGGGGTACGGCCGCCGGCCGGACGCTGGCGGATCGGCGAGGGGATGGCCGCCGCCATGATCGCCACCATCCCGCCGCGCGGGCACCGGGCCACCGCCGAGGCGGTGCTGCTCTGCGACGGCGATTACGAGATCCGGGTGGGCACAGCCGAATTCGGCAACGGCAGCACCACCGTACATGCTCGGCTGGCCGCCGCCGCGCTGCACACCGACGTGTCCCGGATCCGGTTGCGGCACGCCGACACCGATGTCACCGAACACGACACCGGCGCCTTCGGTTCCACCGGAATCGTGGTGGCGGGCAAGGCGGTGCACACCGCGTGCACCCGCCTGGAGCGGCAGATCCTCGCCCGCGCGGCCGCTCTCAGCGACCGGGACGGCACCCTCGCGGCCGAGGGGGTGTACTGCGGGGATCGGCTGCTCACCGCGGGTGAGCTTCTCGCTGCCGGACCGTTGCGCGCCACCGCGGAACACGACGGCAGTCCGCGCTCGGTGTCGTTCAATGTGCACGCCGTGCGGGTCGCGGTGCACGCCGACACCGGTGTGGTCCGGATCCTGCAATCCGTGCAGGCCGCCGACGCGGGCACCGTCCTCGATGCGCGGCAGTGCCGCGGTCAGGTCGAAGGTGGTGCGGCGCAGGCGATCGGCAGCGCGCTGTACGAGGACATGCGGGTGGAGAACGGGGTGGTCGGCGCGAAGACGTTGCGCCACTACCACATTCCGCAGCTCGCGGACCTGCCGATCACCGAGGTGCTGTTCGCCGACACCACCGACGCGCTCGGCCCGCTCGGCGCCAAGTCGATGAGCGAATCCCCCTACAACCCGGTCGCTCCCGCACTGGCCAACGCCGTGCGGGACGCGATCGGGGTGCGGCCGTACGAACTACCGATGACCGCGGACCGGATCTGGTCGCTGCTCGACGAGAAGGCTTGACGCACAAGCAATCCGAGTCGCCGCTCAGCGGAACAGGTTGCGCACGAACGGAACCGAGTCGACCAGGGAGGCGTTGACGGTACCGCTGTGATCGGTCGGATAGGTCCTGGCCGTGACCGGCTGGCCGTTGGCGGTCAGCACGGCGATGAAGCGCAGGGTCTCCGGGGTCAGCACGTCGGTGTCCTGCAGGCCCTGACCCAGGAACAGCGGCCGGTCGTAACCGGTTTCGGGCAGGCCCAGATAGTCGTGCAGCAGGTTGTGCGCGTCGGGGAGATCGGCGAGGGGGCGAGCGAGGAGGTCGCCGCCGATCACCTTGCGGTCGTGCAGTTCCTGCTCCAGCGGGAGCAGGCATTCGTCGTGCGCGCGGTCGACCCAGTACCGGCCGGTGTCCGAGAGGTACGAGTCGATGTTCAGGTTCGGGAAGCTGGTGCGCAGGCCGTTGAGGATGTAGAGCGCGTAGGCGGTGATCCCGGCGGGCAGCGCCACCGGCGGCACGCCGGGGCCGAGCGCGGTCACCACGTCCTCGATGTAGGCCGGGGTGCCGGTCGCGACCGCGCCGCGGTAGTCGAGTCCGGGGCCGCCGTACTCGGTGGCGTAGCGCGCCGTGGTCACGGCCGCGCCGGCGCCCTGGGACTGGCCGACGACCACCCAGCGGTGCGACAGCGTGTCCCATGCACCGGTCGCGGCCTGTACCGCGTCGACCACGTTGTGGGCCTCGACCCGGCCGTTGAGGTACGGATGGTCGCCCCCGGTGCCGAGCCCGGCGTAGTCGGCGGCCACGATCGCGTAGCCCTGCTTCAGCCAGGCGCCGAGATAGGCCCAGTCCCGGTCCACCGCACCCGGCCCGGCGATGCTGTAGGCGCATTCGTCGGCCAGGCCGATGGTCCCGTGCGCCCAGGCGATCACCGGCCAGCCGCCGGCCGGGGCCTCGCCGGGCGGGAAGTAGATCGCCGCGCTCGCCACGGTCGGCGCGTCACCCGCGGTGGTGGTGCGGTAGAGGAAGCGATGCGCGTCGACCGAACCCGGCAGGGTCGCCGCGGCCGACAACGGCAGGATCTCGGTCAGCGTGCCGGTGTCGGCTGCCGCCGGTGTCCCGGTGGCAGCGGCCGACAGCGCTCCGGTGCCGGCCGCCGAAGCGGTGCCCGGGTCGGCCACGGCCGTGGGCGGCAGCGTCGAGACTCCGGTGGCCAGCAGCGCCGCGGCCGCGAGCGCGGTCGCGGCGGTCGACAGTTTCCGCATCGTTCTCCTTCGTGCACGGGTTTCCGGCTCAGTATCGCCTGCCGCGCGGCAGAACCGGACCAATCGGTCCCCCGTGCCGCCGGAGGGGCTTGCGCACCGGGTTAGAATTGTGCGCAGAGCACAATCCAGGGGAGATCAATCGTGGCGTGGCGCACAGTCCGAATGGAACGAACAGCCTGTGAACGTCCTCACATCGCCGATCCGCGACGTCGAAAAACGGCCACCGCGGACGGTCACGAAAACAGTACGACCGTTACGCAAAACCGCACGTCAGGGCTACCGGCGGGTAGATTTGAGGCGGGCAAGCATTCCGCAAATTTCACAGAATTGGCAATCGGGCCGTCAAAGCTAGCTCGTATTCACACTTGTAACAGGTAGACGGCCATTTTTTCCTGTGCCATCGTGTGGAAGTACAACAGAAGGGCCTAGCAAGCCTGCAAATTGCCGCTCCAGCAGAGTCCGGACCCAGGGCAGCGCCGCCGCGCCGACCGCCCAGCAACCGCATCGTTCGGCGGTCGTGAGATTCGGACATGGGGCACGACGAGAAGTAGGAGTCACGATGTCGAACGTCGGCACCCCCAAGACCGCTGCGGAAATCCAGAAGGATTGGGACACCAACCCGCGGTGGAAGGGCATCACCCGCAACTACACGCCCGAACAGGTCGTGAAGCTGCAGGGTTCGGTCGTCGAGGAGCACACATTGGCTCGCCGCGGCGCCGAGATCCTGTGGGAGCAGGTCAACAACGAGGACTACATCAACGCGCTCGGTGCACTCACCGGCAATATGGCCGTGCAGCAGGTGCGCGCCGGCCTGAAGGCCATCTACCTCTCGGGCTGGCAGGTCGCCGGTGACGCGAACCTGTCCGGTCACACCTACCCGGACCAGTCCCTGTACCCGGCCAACTCGGTGCCCTCCGTGGTCCGCCGGATCAACAACGCGCTGCTGCGCGCCGACGAGATCGCCCGCGTCGAGGGCGACAACTCGGTCGACAACTGGCTGGTCCCGATCGTGGCCGACGGTGAGGCCGGTTTCGGTGGCGCGCTGAACGTCTACGAGCTGCAGAAGGCCATGATCGCCGCGGGCGCCGCCGGCACCCACTGGGAGGATCAGCTGGCCTCGGAGAAGAAGTGCGGCCACCTCGGTGGCAAGGTGCTGATCCCGACCTCGCAGCACATCCGCACCCTGACTTCCGCCCGCCTGGCCGCGGACGTGGCCGGCACCCCGACCGTGGTGATCGCCCGTACCGACGCCGAGGCGGCGACCCTGATCACCTCCGATGTGGACGAGCGCGACCAGGAGTTCATCTCCGGCGAGCGTACCGCGGAGGGCTTCTACCACCTGCGCAACGGCATCGAGCCCTGCATCGCCCGCGCCAAGGCCTACGCGCCGTACTCCGACCTGATCTGGATGGAGACCGGCACCCCGGACCTGGAGCTGGCCCGCAAGTTCGCCGAGTCGGTCAAGAGCGAGTTCCCCGATCAGCTGCTGTCCTACAACTGCTCGCCGTCGTTCAACTGGAAGCAGCACCTGGACGACGCGACCATCGCGAAGTTCCAGCGTGAGCTGGGCGCCATGGGCTTCAAGTTCCAGTTCATCACCCTGGCCGGCTTCCACGCGCTGAACTACAGCATGTTCGACCTGGCCTACGGCTACGCCCGCGAGGGCATGTCCGCCTACGTCGAGCTGCAGGAGCGCGAGTTCGCCGCCGAGGAGCGCGGGTACACCGCCACCAAGCATCAGCGTGAGGTCGGCGCCGGGTACTTCGACACCATCGCCACCACCGTGGATCCGAACACCTCGACCGCGGCGCTGAAGGGCTCGACCGAAGAAGGCCAGTTCCACTGAGAATGCGGTTGTCCCGTTTCGCATCCGGGATATCCGCGGTCGCCCCTCGCGGGCGGCAGGCTCGGGCCGGGATCCAGCTGCACACCTGGATCCCGGCCCTTGCCACTACCACCGAAAACCGCCGCCACCAATGAGAATCACCCAGGAGCGGACATGAGCGAGAAGATTCAGCGCGTCGGCATCGTCGGCGCCGGACAGATGGGCGCCGGCATCGCGGAGGTCTGCGCCCGGGCGCACGTGGATGTGCTCGTGTTCGAACCCACCCGGGAACTGGCCGCCGCGGGCCGGGCCCGGATCCTGCGGTCGCTGGACCGCGGGGTGTCCAGCGGCAAGATCACCGAGCGGGAGCGCGAGCAGACCGCCTGGCGGCTGCGTTTCACCTCCGATATCGGCGACTTCGCCGACCGCCAGCTGGTGGTCGAGGCGGTCGTGGAGAACGAGGAGGTGAAGACCTCGATCTTCGCCCAGCTGGACAAGGTGGTGACCGATCCGGACGCGGTGCTCGCGTCCAACACCTCCTCGATCCCGATCATGAAGATCGCGGTGGCCACCGCCAACCCCGAGCGCGTGGTCGGCATGCACTTCTTCAATCCCGTGCCGGTGCTGCCCCTGGTCGAGCTGGTCACCACGCTGAAGACCAGTGCCGCCGTGTCGGAGCGCGCGGAAGCGTTCGCCGCCACCGTGCTCGGCAAGCAGGTGGTGCGCTCGGCCGACCGGTCCGGATTCGTGGTGAACGCGCTGCTGGTGCCGTACCTGCTGTCGGCGATCCGGATGGTCGAATCCGGCTTCGCCACCAAGGAGGACGTCGACAAGGCCATGGTGCTCGGCTGTGCCCATCCGATGGGCCCGCTGGCGCTGACCGATCTGGTCGGCCTCGACACCGTGAAATCCATCGCCGACTCGATGTATGCCGAGTTCAAGGAACCGCTGTACTCGGCGCCGCCGCTGCTCATGCGCATGGTCGAGGCGGGACTGCTCGGCAAGAAGGCCGGCGCCGGCTTCTACCAGTACTCGAACAACCGCTAGTCGCTGTATCGGGCTGAAACCCGCTGCCGGAGAAGGAGTTCCGCTCATGGTCAACGTCGCGGACGGGTTCGGGTCCAGCATCCTCGGTTATCCGAGGATCGGGCCGCACCGGGAACTCAAGCGCGCGCTGGAGGCGTACTGGCACGGCGAACTGTCGCGGGAGAAGCTGCTGGCGACCGGCCGGGAGATCCAGGACACGCAGTTCGCGGAACTGCACGCGGCCGGGCTCACCCAGGTGCCGGGCAATACGTTCTCCTTCTACGACCATGTGCTCGACAACGCGCTGTTGTTCGGCGCGGTGCCGAAGCGGTTCGAACCGTACCGTGACGATCTGCATCCGCTGGACTTCTACTTCCTGATGGCGCGCGGCCGGCCCGATCTGCCGCCGCTGGAACTGGTCCGGCTGTTCGACTCCACGTACCACTACCGGCAGCCGGAGCTGGACGCCGACACCGAGTTCTCGCTGCATCCCGAGGCGCTGCTCGACGAATTCGATCGGGCCATGGCCCAGGGCATCGAATTGCGGCCGGTGGTACTGGGACCGGTGTCGCTGCTGCTGCTGTCGAAGGCGGGCCGGGTGCCCGGCGAGACCGAATTCGACCGGCTGGCGCTGCTGGACCGGCTGCTACCGGTCTACGAACAGCTGCTGGAGATCCTGGCCAAGCGCGGATCGACCTGTGTGCAGCTGGACGAGCCCTGCTTCACCAGCGACCGCACCCCGGCCGAACTCACGGCGTTCGAGGCTGCGTACCAACGACTTTCGACTGCGCCGCTACGGCCGCGGATCCTGGTCACCGGTCAGTACGGCGATTTCGGTGAGGCGGTGCGCATCCTGGCCGGAACCTCGGTGGAGGCCATCGGTCTCGATCTCGCGGCGCACCGGATCCGGCCGGAGGAGCTGGCCCGGATTCCCGGGATCCGGCGGAAGCGGTTGTACGCGGGCGTGATCAGCGGCACCAACGTGTGGCGCGCGGATCGCTATGTCACCCTGCAGTATCTGCACGAGCTGTCCCAGGTGTGCCCGGATCTGGTGGTGTCCACCGGATCCACGCTGTTGCACGTGCCCTACGACCTGCTCGTCGAATACGATATCGACGGCCATGTGGCCGATCGCCTGGCCTTCGCGAAACAAAAAGTGCTGGAAGTGGTTTCGCTTGCAAAGGCGCTGACCGAGGGCCCGTCGCAGGGCTGGCGGCAGCGGCCGCGCGAGGTGCACTTCAAGCAGAAACACGCTGTGCGGCAACGGGTCTACGCGGTCACCCCGCAGATGCGCGAGCGTGAACCGTACGAGCAGCGCCGTCTCGCGCAGCGCGAACGCCTCGACCTGCCGCTGGTGCCCGCCACCACGCTCGGCTCCTTCCCGCAGACCGATACGATCCGGCAGGCCCGCTACGAACTGGGCGAAGGCCGGTTGTCGCTGGAGGAGTACCGCAAGCGGATCGAGGCCGAGATCGAATCGACCATCCGGTTGCAGGAGGACATCGGCCTGGACGTCCTCGTGCACGGCGAGCACGAGCGCAACGACATGGTCCAGTATTTCGCGGAACTGCTGGACGGCTTCGCCACCACCCACTTCGGCTGGGTGCAGGTGTACGGCTCGCGCTGCGTGCGCCCGCCGATCCTGTTCGGCGATGTGGCCAGGCCGCAGCCGATGACCGTGGACTGGATCACCTACGCGCAGTCGCTGACCGCCAAACCGGTGAAGGGCATCGTGACCGGCCCGGTGACGATGGTGGCCCGCTCGTTCGTGCGGCAGGACCAGCCGCTGCACGAGACCGCCGACCAGGTGGCCCTGGCCATCCGCGACGAACTGGCCGATCTGGAACGAGCCGGTGTGGCGATCATCCAGGTCGACGAGCCGTCGATCCGGGAACTGCTGCCCCTGCGCACCGGCGGCCGCCACGAATACCTGCGCTGGGCGGTGAACGCCTTCCGCCTCGCCACCTCCGGCGTGCGCGCGGACACCCAGATCCACACGCACATCGCCTATTCCGGCCGCGCCGAGATCGTCCGCGCGATCGAGGAACTCGACGCCGACGTCACCGCGATCGTCGCCACCCGCTCCATCGAATGGGTGCTGAACGCCTTGAACGACGATGCCGCCGGCGGCCACGGCCTCTCCCACGGCGTGGGACCCGGTGTGTACGAAAGCCGTTCGGCCCGCATCCCCGACATCGACGAACTCGACGAACTCCTCACCGCCGCCGCCGCGGCCATCACCCCCCACCGCCTCTGGGCCAACCCCGACGGCGGCCTGAAAACCCGCCACTACTGGCAACTGGAACCCTCCCTCCGCAACCTGGTCGCCGCCGCCCGCCGCGTCCGCCGCCGCACCGAACAAACGAATCCCGCCACGGTCTGAAACCCCGCCCCGGACAAATCGGATTCATGCGGCGGCGCATCGCATTCGAACATTCCGGTCGGTTCGAATGCGATTTCCGGATCGACGTGTCATCGGTAATGGGCTGCCTCCCGGCGTTGTGATGTAATCGTCGCGGGGCTGCGTCACAGGTCGGTGTTGTGGCTCCGGCTGTCCGCGCATTGCTGATCGCAGGAGGGGTGGCATGACCGACACCGAGGCGCTGTGGGACATGCTGGACGACCGGCTGCTGCCGTTGTTCCGGCAATATCGTCGGAATTTGTCCGATCTGCGTGTCGACACCAAAGCCGACGACACGCTTCTCTCCGAAGCGGATATCGCGGTGCAAACGGCGATCATCGATACGATTTCGCACCTTTTCCCGGGTTCCGAGTTCGTCGCCGAGGAAGACGATTGGACGGCGCCGACCAGTGGCGACCCGACCTGGATCGTCGACCCGATCGATGGCACAGCGGAATTCGTGGTACCCGGGCGGCGCGAGTTCTGCAGCGTCGTGTGCCGGGTCGACCGCGGAATACCTTCTGCCGCATATGTGCTCGCCCCCGAGCTCGGTACCGGAGGAACGCCGATCTCGATCCACTGGGCGGAGGGGGTGACCGTCGACGGGCAACCGGCGCCGCCGCTTCCGGCTGCAGACCGGCCGGGCCGGGCATCCGTCACTCGCAGTGCCGATGTGCCCGCGCGTCGCTTCGAGAGCGAACTCGCGGACATCGGCTGCCGGATGAAGGTGCGCACCACATCCCAGACGCTCGACATGGTGCGTACCTGCATAGATCTCACCGCCTGGACCGGGGAGTCGCAGGAGCGGTTCGACCTGTTCTACCGAACCGACCAGAAGATCTGGGACGGTGCGGCAGGCATCGGCCTGAGTCTCGCCATGGGGCGATCGGCCACGGACGGTCGCGGTGCGGCCCTCGTGCCTCTGAGCGAGGAATTCTTGAATCTCCGGGAACCGGTGCTCGCCGAAACCGTCTCGGGCGCCGAGGGTTGCGTCCGGTGGTTCACCGAGCTACTCGCGGAGTCCCGGAGTATCTGATGCCGCACAGCGTCATGGTGGATGTCACGACATTCATCAGTGCAGAAGAATTCCTGTTGTCGCAGAATCGGAGTCGGGGCATTCGGCCGCGCGACCCCTTCTCCGAGCAGTGTTACGCGGAATTGGTGCAATCCCTCATCTATTTCGACGAGGTTCTCGTTCCGCATCCGACCCTGCTGAATCCGGTACCTGCGGACTACGGTGAGCAGCCCCGTATTCTGCGGCACCTCTTCGATCTGTACATCGCCAGGCCACTGGTGATCGGTGACAGCGACAAACCGTTGCTCGCCGAAGCCGAGGCGTCCGCGGTGGAGACGTTGCAGACGAACGGCGTCCAAACGCTGTTGCAGTTCGTGGATCGCACCCGGCGTGCCGACCTCGAGATACAGCAGTACGGCGGCGGTCAGCGGCTGCTGCCCAAGATCGTGAAATGGTCCGACTACCAAGCCGGAAACATTCGGAGCCGGACTCACCACGGTGCGCGGATCAGCGGTCCCGACGGAGTCGAAGACGATCTCTTCGGGAAATGGGCACGAGCTTCGTCCTTCGCACTCGAGGGCCGGTTGCGGAGTCTCATACCGGACAGCGAGCAACAGTTGTGGTTCATCGCGACCCTGGTGCGGTCGCTGCGCTACTCGGCGCGGGCCAAGGTGAAAAATGTGGCGTACACGCCGCATCCGCTGCGCCGGGACTTCTCGGTGATGTTCGACCTGTTCGATGACGGCGCTCCGGAGAACACCATCGAGGACGTCATCTCGGCGATACGCGGCATCCCGGGTGAGATAAACCGGGTGGCCGACGCACGTCCGGATCGTCCGCTGCAACTTCGTGTCCAGGAGTTGCCGCTCCTGGGCGGCAGATTGTGGAGCCAGGCGGAGCGCGAACGATACGACGACGAACGTTGGCTGCAGTTGATATGTGGCCGGATCGATGAATACCGTTCTCGCGCAGCAGATTTCCGGAGCGTGCTGTCGATGGCCGACTCCGAGGAGGATATCCGCCGGCTCGAGATCGACGTTCTCGGTGTGCGCAACCAACTGCTGCGGAAGCTGGGTCTCGAGTCTGCGCAGGTGAACGAGACCGAGACGGCGTTGCTGGATACGACCGCTTCGATCGCCAAGGCCGGATTCGGGATGCCCACCGAGGTGCCGGTGACGCAATTGCTGAAGCTCGCGTACGTTGCGCTGCGGCGATACAAGGGGTCGTTGGGCACCCCGCATCAAAAATTCCTGTATCGCGAATTCGTTCGCGGCGTGTAGCCGCACCTCTCCGCGAAAGTTCTTCCCGCTGTCGTGGGTCTCGGCGACGAATGCTGTGTGTCCGGGATCAGGTAGCGATGTGGAGGCGGCGGGTTGAACGGGATGGGGCAGGGGTTGACCGCGGGGGGTCGGGAGCGGTGGCGGCGGCGGGCCGAGGGGGTCGTGGGGGAGTTGCGGGAGCGGGGGGTGGTGGCGGTGGCGGTGACGTGGGTCGATACCGGGGGGATCGTTCGGGTGAAAACTGTTCCGGTGCAGCGGTTTCCGCATGTGGCGGCGTGGGGGATCGGGGCCTCGCCGGTGTTCGATGTATTTCTGGCCGATGACAGCATCGTGGCGGGGCGGTATGCGGGTGGGCCGGTGGGGGATCTGCGGTTGCATCCGGATCCGGATCGGGTGGTGACGTTGGCGGCGATGCCGGGGTGGGCGTGGGCGCCGGCGGATCGGTACGACCAGGACGGGGGTGCGCATCCGCACGATGCGCGGTTGTTGTTGCGGCGGCTGGTGGCGGAGCTGGCGGAGGAGGGGTGGTCGGTGCGGGCGGGGTTCGAGGTGGAGTGGGTGCTGGGGCGGCCTGCCGCCGACGATCGGTTCGTGCC from Nocardia sp. BMG111209 harbors:
- a CDS encoding xanthine dehydrogenase family protein subunit M, yielding MDLDTIREVIVARERADLEALGPNSAVLAGGTWLFSEPQDRLDRLVDITALDWPALVVTPAGLEIAATCTLAEFDAAAGVREATPAMSGVVGGAGSVALPAEWVAVRLFSQACRALVASYKIRRAATVGGNVCLGLPAGAVLAALVALDGTAVVWLPDGGERSIPLARFVIGPGRTVLRPGEVVRSIRLDDAKLRSRTAFRKVALAPLGRSGAVVMGRRDADGRCAITLSAATVRPTVLEFGAVPEDSELVATVLGLDRGVWFDDPHGTPAWRRHVCTVLGREVLAELREVRS
- a CDS encoding molybdopterin cofactor-binding domain-containing protein, with the protein product MKFEVDGHAIDAQPRPGQCLRTLLREHGRFAVKKGCDAGDCGACTVLVDGTAMHACLYPAYRVEGRVVTTAAGLGTVADPHPVQRRFAEAGAFQCGFCTAGMVVTASELDRDGVTAAELPDRLKGNLCRCTGYRPIAAAVLGVDDEPAQPAGPRALRIVTGTEPFTLDTEPAAPEPGPDHDVDGPPAAVLHLAVRTSPYPHARIVSIDTAAAEAIPGVCAVLTADDSPAFTFSTARHQLREDDPDDTVILDRVVRFAGQRVAAVVAETLDIARAACRALRIEYEQLPAVFDPEAALRAEAPKLHGDKPVASRIADTGRNLVAEVHGRTGDLEAGSAAAAAVVTGVWRTPRVQHVHLETHGSIGWIDDTGRLVIRTSTQVPFLVRDELCRVFALPRNRIRVLAARVGGGFGAKQEMLTEDLVALAVLRTGAPVQYEFTRSDQFTSAPCRHPMRVAVTAGADADGRLTALAVDVLSDAGAYGNHSAGVLFHSVSESVALYRCPNKRIDGRAVYTNNLPSGAFRGYGLGQVGFALESAMDELARRLGIDPFEFRRRNVVVPGDDLIGGFCTPDDDLGFGSYGLDQCLDLAEAALRRGNGVRPPAGRWRIGEGMAAAMIATIPPRGHRATAEAVLLCDGDYEIRVGTAEFGNGSTTVHARLAAAALHTDVSRIRLRHADTDVTEHDTGAFGSTGIVVAGKAVHTACTRLERQILARAAALSDRDGTLAAEGVYCGDRLLTAGELLAAGPLRATAEHDGSPRSVSFNVHAVRVAVHADTGVVRILQSVQAADAGTVLDARQCRGQVEGGAAQAIGSALYEDMRVENGVVGAKTLRHYHIPQLADLPITEVLFADTTDALGPLGAKSMSESPYNPVAPALANAVRDAIGVRPYELPMTADRIWSLLDEKA
- a CDS encoding lipase family protein, translating into MRKLSTAATALAAAALLATGVSTLPPTAVADPGTASAAGTGALSAAATGTPAAADTGTLTEILPLSAAATLPGSVDAHRFLYRTTTAGDAPTVASAAIYFPPGEAPAGGWPVIAWAHGTIGLADECAYSIAGPGAVDRDWAYLGAWLKQGYAIVAADYAGLGTGGDHPYLNGRVEAHNVVDAVQAATGAWDTLSHRWVVVGQSQGAGAAVTTARYATEYGGPGLDYRGAVATGTPAYIEDVVTALGPGVPPVALPAGITAYALYILNGLRTSFPNLNIDSYLSDTGRYWVDRAHDECLLPLEQELHDRKVIGGDLLARPLADLPDAHNLLHDYLGLPETGYDRPLFLGQGLQDTDVLTPETLRFIAVLTANGQPVTARTYPTDHSGTVNASLVDSVPFVRNLFR
- the aceA gene encoding isocitrate lyase, whose product is MSNVGTPKTAAEIQKDWDTNPRWKGITRNYTPEQVVKLQGSVVEEHTLARRGAEILWEQVNNEDYINALGALTGNMAVQQVRAGLKAIYLSGWQVAGDANLSGHTYPDQSLYPANSVPSVVRRINNALLRADEIARVEGDNSVDNWLVPIVADGEAGFGGALNVYELQKAMIAAGAAGTHWEDQLASEKKCGHLGGKVLIPTSQHIRTLTSARLAADVAGTPTVVIARTDAEAATLITSDVDERDQEFISGERTAEGFYHLRNGIEPCIARAKAYAPYSDLIWMETGTPDLELARKFAESVKSEFPDQLLSYNCSPSFNWKQHLDDATIAKFQRELGAMGFKFQFITLAGFHALNYSMFDLAYGYAREGMSAYVELQEREFAAEERGYTATKHQREVGAGYFDTIATTVDPNTSTAALKGSTEEGQFH
- a CDS encoding 3-hydroxybutyryl-CoA dehydrogenase codes for the protein MSEKIQRVGIVGAGQMGAGIAEVCARAHVDVLVFEPTRELAAAGRARILRSLDRGVSSGKITEREREQTAWRLRFTSDIGDFADRQLVVEAVVENEEVKTSIFAQLDKVVTDPDAVLASNTSSIPIMKIAVATANPERVVGMHFFNPVPVLPLVELVTTLKTSAAVSERAEAFAATVLGKQVVRSADRSGFVVNALLVPYLLSAIRMVESGFATKEDVDKAMVLGCAHPMGPLALTDLVGLDTVKSIADSMYAEFKEPLYSAPPLLMRMVEAGLLGKKAGAGFYQYSNNR